The Cydia splendana chromosome 2, ilCydSple1.2, whole genome shotgun sequence nucleotide sequence GATATGTAAAtccatttatttttgtattcaatgagtaacagtgaggcaatggtatgtattatgtacctattgatatagtaaatgagtaacagtgaaaGCAATAACATATtagtccatgtattgatgtaacgAGTGACAGTGAGTTAATGATATATGTGAATCcatgtatttttgtataaaatgagtaacagtgagtaaCTGACATGAGTCCATGTATTGATATAGTAAATGAGTAACTGAGTCAAAGACATGTAAGTCCATGTATTGATCTATTAAGTGAGTATCAGTGAGACAATGACATGTtagtccatgtattgatgtaacaaataacagtgagtcaatgataaatgtgaatccatgtattttgtattaaatgagtaacagtgagtctaTGTAATGGTGCATTAAGTGATTAACAGTGAATGACATGTGAATCCATATAATGATGTATTAAGTATCAGTAAGTCAATGACTAGTGAACCCATGTAATGATGTATTatatgagtaacagtgagtccttgtaatgatgtattgatttaaagtgagtcaatgacatgtgagtccatttattaagtatcagtgagtcaatgacaagtgaacccatgtattgatgtattcagtgagtaacagtgagtccaTGTAATGATGCATTAAGTGATTTAAAGCgagtcaatgacatgtgaaTCCATGTATTAAGTATCAGTGAGTCATTAACATGTGAACCCATGTATCGATGTattaaatgagtaacagtgagtcaatggCATGTGCATTTGAATCCATGTATTGATGTCGTTTATaagtaacagtgagtcaataacatgtgaatgtatgtattgatgtaacagtgagtcaatgacatgtaaAAGCATGCATTGATGTAGTTTGTAAGaaacagtgagtcaataacaTGTGAAGGCATGTATTGATGTAGTTTATAAGAGTGAGTCGTTGCAGGCATTTGAGGAATGCCTGTAGTGATATAGTTCATAAGTTGAGTAATATTGATTCTATTGTTCTGGTGTGCATTAAGTATGTATAATGtggattacttatgtttaactcTTTAAAACGCAGAGACGCGTTGTACTTCAGGATTGGCCGAatattagcattttatattctgtactagtttatattatatagtattattccaagcttaacaacgtaacggcttaataaaacaatatggctaatacagtgtaccaacgtacgatgattgtaatattagttctaatgacagtgcgtagggctgatatatgttatctgtgacTCTTAGCTTTTGCCTGTCAACTTGTGAAGTATGGCGGCTTAATgagaaacttgctttgtaaaacgaatattaattataaacctgtCAAGAAGAACATCGTCTTTATATTTGAAAGCAGCATAATAATCCCCAGAACAAGGCTCACAGGGTGGGCTTTCAATCCGCTAGCTGTACTTCGGTTGGGCAGTAGTTTATATTGATCAGCCCTTGCACAAAGTGTTCATGTATGAAATGGTATCGCACGTCTATATGCTTAGATCTTTTGTTGCAGGATCCAGATTTTACTAGCTGTATTGAGCTTTGATTGTCAACATGCAGATTAACTTTTGCTTCTATATCTGTTATTTCCTTTAAGAACGATTTTAGGTATAACGCTTCTTTACAGCATTCTGCTGCAGCAATAAATTCAGCTTCTGTAGATGAAAGGGACACTATGGGTTGTCTCTTGGATGCCCATGAAACAGGTCCATTTGCTATCATAAGTACTGAGCCAGATGTGCTTCGTCTCGTCTTCGGATCTCCCGCATAGTCAGAGTCCGAGTAAGCATTTATGATTTCTAACGGGCTATTTCTTTTAAACAGTATACCCTTCTCTTTAGTTCCAACTAGATATCTGAATATCCTCTTCACTTTTACGACATCTTGTTTAGTCGGATTTTCAACATTTCTGCTAACTAAATTTACAGCCTGTGCGATGTCAGGTCTCGTTCTGGTCGATAGATACAGTAGACTCCCCACTGCCTCTCTATAGGGGTATTCCTTCTCCTGAGGAGTTTCCTGTGTCGACTTGGCATCGTTGCTTCCAGGTGTGTCACAAGATTTAGCATctttcatattatatttttccaaaatatcGTTAATATAGGTCTTCTGCGTCAACCTTATTCCTTCTTTGGAGTTATGAATTTCCATACCCAGGTAAGTATTTGGATTTTCATTTCTTTTCATCTCGAATTTGGTTTCAAGTTTTTTCAAAATGCAGTCTATCTTTTTTCGGTCTTTTCCTATGACAAGTCCATCGTCAACAAACAATCCGATTATTATTGACTTGTCTTCGTTTACGAATACGCATCTTTCGGTTTTGATTGTCTTGAAACCTAAATCAAACATCGCTCGGGTAAAGGTTTTATTCCATGTGAACGGAGCTTGTTTTAATCCGTATAGTGATTTTCGTAATTGACAAACTTTTTCCGTTCCATTACGGCCAATGTCATAGCCAACAGGTAGTTTCATGTAAACTTCATCTGTCAGTTCGCCGTATAAGAAAGCGGTCTTGACATCAAAAGTCATGAAGTAGTAATTTTTAGATGCGGCAACGGCTAATAATGTCTTTAGAGCAGATTGACTTACAACTGGGCTATAAATTTCTTCAAAATCCAGGTTACCTTTCTGCTCGCAGCCACGTACGACTAATCTCGCCTTGTACGTACCGTCATCTTTTATTCTAAATACCCATTTGTTGGACAGAATCTTGTGTCCTTTGGCTTCTGACTTGTCAACTATTACCCACGTGTTGTTCTTTTCGAGTGAATCCTTCTCAGATTGAATTGCCTTCTCCCAATTTCGCTTGTCCGTGCTTATCACAGCTTCTTCATAAGTAAGTAGCGAGCAGTCAGTTTTATTTTCAGACGTAGACATAGTAACACAACTGCTTAGCTCGTAATCTCGTGTCCATTCTGGCGGCCTCACTACTCTCTGTGGTCTTGCACTTGGAGCAGGTTCAGGTATCTCAAATGGCTCTGAAATTTCTGGATCAGCAACAGCAGGTTGGAAAGAAGACTCTGAATCCGAAGAAAATTGATTAGGTTCCTGAAAAGGCAAGTAATTATTAGTTTTACAAGGttctaattcaatttcaatttcttcTTTTTTAGATTCTGAACGTTCCCGTTGAATATTTTCATATTGTTCATCAGTATTCATTTTGAAATGCATCTTCTCCATTATTCGTACATCTCTGCTGATAACAATGTCATTTTTCGCCGGTATGTATATTCTGAAACCTTTTGCGTTTCTCGCATATCCTATAAACACTCCTTCAATAGCTTTCGCAGTCAATTTTCCTCTGCGatttttattcaaaacaaaCGCTCTGTTTCCGAATACATGTAGGTGATTTCCTGATGGTATTCTTCCTGTCCACTTCTCGTAGGGCGAGCTTCCTTTCAGAGCTCTTGCTGGGCTCCTGTTTATCAGGTAATTAGCAGTATTCACTGCCTCTGCCCATAAATATGGAGGGACGTTGGAGTCAAGCATTAGACATCTTGTTTTTTCCATCAGAGATCTGTTTTTTCTCTCGCTACACCCGTTTGATTGAGGTGTGTAGGGAGTAGTCAGTCTTCTGTTTATACCGTACTCTTTGAGGAGGTTGTCGAAAGCTTTTGATCGGTACTCACCACCATTGTCTGTATGGAGGTTCTGTATCTTGGTTTTATGGAATAGTTCGACGTTCTTCTTATACTCCTTGAATTTTTCGATAACTTCACTTTTTTGTGACATGAAGTATACACAGCAATATCTTGTGAAGTCGTCTATGAACGTGACGTAATACTTCGAACCGCCCATTGATTGATGCTCAAAAGGACCGCATACATCACTGTATATTATCTGTAGAGGCTCAGTAGAGAATATTTCACCATAGCTTTGAAATGGTAGAGTTGACATTTTACCTTTGATGCAGGTTTCACACGGTTCAAGAGATTTTTCTTTGAAATCAAGTCCTCTTATCATCTCATTTCTTTGCATTAGTTTCAGGTCTCTCTCATTAACGTGACCTAATTTTTTATGCCACTTCATAATTTCGCTTTCTACTACAGGCGTGAAATTTGCTGTCTCCGTCGGCTCTTCAAGTTCAAGGTAGTATAACCCGTCTCTTCTCTTTGCTTTTAAGATTACACTTTCGTCTTCTAGGACACTAGCTTCATTCTTTTCAAATAAGACTTTAAAGCCATTATCTGTTATTTTGCTTACTGACATTAGATTATTTGTCAAGTCCGGAACGTAAAgcgtattttttaaagtatatTCGTACTCATCAGCATGTAGTACCACTTTTCCTTTACCTTCTACATTTGCAGTATGCTTTTCTGACGCCAATCGTAGTTTATCAGATGCAGGGATTAGGTTTGTCAACAAATCTTCTTCTCCTGTCATGTGCGACGTACAGCCGCTGTCAAGACACCACGAtccatttttgaattttgacgtTTCAGTTGTCAGACATACATTGAAGCTCTtttgttgatttttgtttacgtttttcttttgttttttcttcgacCAACAATCTTCCGTTGAATGCccttttttattacaattgctGCACATTAAACTCTTTTTCTTTGCTTTCATGTAGAATGCTTCTGAAGTTTGGGGCTCAGATTGCCTCCTTGCTTCATGTTCTTCGATTATTTTTACCTTGAGAGTTTCAGGGCTAGGCAAAGTATCTCTCGACTCAATCGCCGTTCTAAAGCTGTCGAAATTTGTAGGCAGACTATACAACATCATTATGCTTAACAGCTCTGAGTTGATAGTGACTTTCATGTCTTCTAGTTTACCTACGACATCCATGAAGTTGTTGAGATGGTCTCTTACGTCTTCTTGAGGTGACATTTTCTTCAAAACTAATTGTTTTAATAGGGTAGCTTTTCTGGCTGGTCCCGAGCTTTGATAGATGGATACTAATTTGTCCCATACCTCTTTTGACGTGTTGCAACCTTTAATTTGCTTAAGTTCTGCTGGAGATATTAGCAGTAATAGCTCAGACCTTGCTTTTCTATCTTCTTTTTCAAAAGCACTTTTTTCTTCAGTAGTCGCGGTCTccaataattttttttcgccgCTCGCGTATTCCCACAAGTCGCTTCTTATTAAGATTGCTTGTGCTTGTAGGCACCATGTGTCGTAATTGGATTTCGTTAATGTTTCGATGTTACGAAAATTCGAACCCATTTTTCTTTTCTCACTTTTACACTTTTTTATTCTTGCATATTAtttatcacttttatttttttactaaccgCGATCTGCTACCACTGATGGTGGAAAGCAGTGATAGAATAATACAAGTGTATTGATGCAATATTAATATGATTTTATTTAGAGAGAAAacattcttacgtgttacacgatTGATAGATATGCATCAAAATCAAAAACATGTCACAAGAACAAATTCAAATATCAATGACAGCGTAGACAGCCAGCACTTTCCAACATGCACTtgcatatttttgtaaaatggTCAACTAATTCTAGTTCATTTGAAGAACACTCGAATTTAAGTAATTAACAGctgattaaattatttttaacttttcaGAGTTAACTTACACGTATCAGTACTCTTTGGTTAAATATGCACTTGCAAAACGTTTTTGTCTTGGTTGTCCTCGTATCTGTGTCGTTTGACGTTTGACGTATTTTGTAAACATTTCTCTCGTATTTGCATTTATGCAGTTTTCGGAAAAAGCGTTCTTCACATGAATACTGGCCAAAATGAAGAACTTTTCGTTAGCAGATATACCGGAGTTCTCTAAAAAAGAGCGCATAGTTGTAGTTGGGATAATAGGCAAGTCCCCATATCGGTACCCAAATAAAACAACACCGCTCTTGTCTTCATCGGCCACTGTAGAGGTAATATTAGATACTCTAAACTCTAAAGctttatcattagtcctaaattATGAGTATGAATGTATTACAAATTTATTTCGTTACTTGATGTTTGCAACATAACCTACATGGATAGTCCACAACACTCAATCCGTGTCAATGAACTCTTTAAAACTTGTTCAACTTTCATCATTTGAAAACACAATTTTTCCTCTCTTTATACCTTATTCTACATTGTTTAGAAATGTTCTTTCGTTTAAGCATGGTACCTATTCTGAAAACAGAATTGAGAGTATTTGCAATGATTACTTCACATTTTAATTGTTATAGAATGGCATTGAATGCCACTGGGATGAGCGCCACAATACACTATTCCTCCACGCAATCACATACCTGGACACCAAGCAGTTGGCCACTCTCGCAGCCAGTCTCAATGACAACTCCAACTCTACGGAGAAGGATGCCGATGCTTCCCACTGGCTCGTGGCGGCTGGAGAGCTGGCAACGGAGGCCTGCAAGGCTATGGCGCTGATGTTCCATCTGTGCCACATAGTGGTGCTGTCATCGCCTACTCCGGTGTTTGATCTTGGATATCTGCAGTTGTTTAAAGCTATTGATGCTTATAGGTAAGTTAGTTCAAAGTAGTAACAATAATATTTGGTTAATTCAAAAAGtccatatatttattttgtttttgtcataatgaattcatacaaaaaatattgagTGAAACATTCAAAATaccataaatttatttaaaattaaccctttataaggcacaAGGGTGTCAGGAATTATGTAAATTTGAACCCTATCACTTTGAAATAACGTTCAAAATCAGATGGGAAATATGttccctctgccttataaaggcttaaattttttttttctcaacaATTTTCTTTCAccaacatgtttttttttttatcgtatCCAATGTAAAGTAACTAATTTGTCTGGCTTCTCTCTTTGAATCCCCAAACAAACATTAGTTATTTGCTGTCCTAAAGGCGCGTCTCGAtatcgcgcggcggccgcgcgagcAATGTTCGACCGCGGCACACTTGCATTTTGGCGCGCGAGCCAATTTCGACACCATCTAGAACTtatgcgcggcggccgcgcgcgGCAGGCGATCCGACGATCGACCACATTATATCACAAAAAATTATTATTCGGAACGAAGTATAGCCAAATAGAAAAATGATCTGTTGCGATAATCACTACATTTACTGTTCAATAGAAACTGTTTAGTgccatataatttaattaaagtacgACACTTTTCATTATCCATGTATgctgccgcgcgagccaacTCAAATATATACACACCCGTCCCAACTGCGCGCGAACATTCCTTTGCCGCGCGTCGAAACACGGATAGTGAATGGTTCGTCGCGCGGCGCGTTCGAGCGCGCCAATGATCGAGTTGGCGCGCGCGGCGGcccggtatccattgcgcgcggctgccgcgcgCGCCAATGTTCGATGGCTTGCCGCGCAATATGGAGACGCGGCTTAAGACACCCTAGGTGTGCAGAGGCATAATGTGATTAATTAgttacataaattattatatgtatttatccAAAGATCATAAAATATACTATTATCTATTGTATGATTATGAGTCATGGTAATAAGAATAACACAAAACCATTAAAATCAAGGCAATAACATAACCTTCTCAACTAGGACCGAGCTGGCCCCTCGCACCTCAGCCGCCGTATCCTCCCTCGGCGGCGCGTGGGAGGCGCACGGGCGCTCCTGTTGCCCGCGCCTCCTCTTCCACTTCCGTAGGGCTCCACGGGCCTTAGCAAGGAACCCTGCCGGCCTGAAGCGGCTAGAACACGCGGTGGAAGACCAGTTGTACTTCATACTGAGGAAAGCGCGTATTATCACGAATGTTTGGTGAGTTGACCAAGGAAAAACTGGCTATGTATTGATAACTATATATTCTTCGgcctgcgacttcgtctgcACAGTCtaaaactatctccataccaaactttaaaatgaaattaattcAGCGTTTAAAGCACAAAGTGGTGCCAGACAAACAAACAGActgttactttttttttctggcTTACTCCCTGCAAATTTGCACAGGGTGAATTTGCCAATGTTGGTGTAGACTTTCACACGTGAAGAGAATGTTCGGTATAgtaattttgtattttactttaataACTTTACTGTTACTTTGGCATTTATAATACTACAATTGTCAAAAAATTATCtgtcacacaaaaaaaaatagacaaTTGTCAATAAGCGAAAATATATAAATCTTCTACTCAACACAGTCAACTTGACGCAGCGTATACGCAgtaagagcggtttcgcactacatccgatccgaacccgtggaaatatggtccgtagtagccgtagaactatttcttcggatcggacgtagtgcgaaaccgctcgaACACTAGCTGCGTAACGGTGCGTCAACGCCTTTTGATCAGCGGCTAGCGGCGGGGCCGatcgttaaataaaataaatagtttggaGACAATTTtgcacagatcaacctagccccaaactaagcgaAGCGTGTACTATGGgcactaggcgacgatatacatacttatatagataaatacatacttagataacatccataactcatgTACAAATATTCTTGTCTGTCCTGCAGTTTGGCAAAAGAAAAAACTGTacaaatagggtttatttcgcctgattaaatgttttttttttagggttccgtacccaaagggtaaaacgggaccctattactaagactccgctgtccgtcaccaggctgtatctcacgaaccgtgatagctagacagttgaaattttcacagttgatgtatttctgttgccgctataagaataaatagaaaaaactaaaaacagaataaaataaagatttaagtggggctcccatacaacaaacgtgatttttgcccgaagttaagcaacgtcgggcggggtcagtacttggatgagtgaccgttttttttttttgccgttttttttatatggtacggaactcttcgtgcgcgagtccgactcgcacttgcccggttttttattgttgtttttttttcgtaaaggacacacaaataaatgcccttaccaggattcgaacgcGGGACCTcacctgcttcgtaggcagggtcactaccgactagccTAGGAGGCCGCTATTGAACTATTCTTGTTTGCTCATTTGAGGTTGGATCTTAATATGCAGAGGTTTTTCAGTATAAACTGCATACCTCGACGATTCACGATTACATTTCTCGTCTACAGTGCCAAATCCCTCTTCGCCATCCCGAAGAACGAAGAGTTCGTATACATGAGCGCGGACGAAGCTCCCTGCGCGCGCGACGTCAGCGCGCTCGTGCGTGGCCTCGTGCGGCGCTGCGCTGGAGTCGAACCCGTGGACCACCGGCCTGAGAGAGGGGGGCTTAGGCAGTTTATACAGGGACACGTGGACTTGGCGTTCGGAGAGGGGTTTGATGATAATGTTGGGAAATACGCTATGAGTACTTCATTCTTTGAGGTAAGTTGAGTTTGTGTTATATGTGTTGCGAGACTTGGCCCCTGCGCGCGCGATGTCAGTACGCTCGTTCGCGGCCTCGTGCGGATTCGATGATAATGTCGGGAAATATGAACCATAGACAATAGGGCTGAGAGAGGGGGAGCTACGGCAGTTTATACAGACACATGTAGATCTGGCGTTTGCAGAGGAATTTGATGGTAACATTTTCACGCCAAAGGCAGTTTCTCTAGGGAGTCTAGTGATATTTGTATCTTTGGAGAAATATGCTATGAGCAGTTCTTCAGTCTTTATTTGAGGTAcatttgtaaaaactactaatTTCGGAAAGacctttaaatataatttatctcATCTTTAAGATGtgaagtttttttattatatttaattttgtggAATCAGATATGCAATTCCAATTGTTAATGTTGATTGAGTCAAGAATTTTACCCAAGGTACaaagtaaataatatatgtactcAGCTGCCAGCGGCATCGACTTGGCGCTCCGCGGCGCAGGCGTTAGCGCCACTGTACTTGGAGTCCCCGGCTGTCGAGGGCGGAGCCCTGCACGACTCCCTCGCTACAGATGTTCGGTTCTCGCATGCCCGATGTGCTAAGGTTAGTAAACTATGCACTATACGGCATACAATTCAAAAGAATATTGaaacaattaatttactgtaaATGGAATGACACCTCATATCTGACAGCTTTTTTAATAGGCAAAATGAATGCCCTATAAAGAACAAATAACTTGTGACACGACTCTCTGACTTGACTTGATTCGTTTCGATCCATTATAAGGATCTTACTCGAAGAAATTGCCGCGCGAAACAGCTCGGATAAAGACGTGCCCCGCCCGAGGCAATCACACGCACCGCCGTAATACCTCGAGGCGAGGCACGTGTTCAaagtcaatgcttcgcgcggcatTTTCCTCGCGAGGCAGGTGGCTCCATGCGACCCACTATAGCtgtgttttattaaatgttAACTAAGTTACTGTATTAGGTGTTACCCATCGCGCAAGCGTCATACGCCGAGGGTTTACCGGCGCACTACTCCAGCCAACACCACGCGCACAAGGCAAGTAAATTTTTCACATTTATTGTTACATTTCTTCTGTTTTGATGTATTTAGTATGTACAGACAGCATTAAAAGTAGCGGGTCAGACTTTGCGTTTAAAGTTTAACAAAAAGGGACATGTCTCTATGCATCTGAACTGTACAAATGTATTTTAGAAAAGTATTCTAGGGTGGCAGATCCGTTGTTTCTTGTAAAAGCATTTTCTTGGTGTAAATAGTCAGTTTTATGAATTAGCTTGGCTCTAGATTCAACAATATTTTTTGTGCAGGTGAGCGTGGCGTTAGGCGTGCTACACACGATGGCCCGCGGTCCCGTAGCAGGGGCTGCGGAGGCGCGCCTGCGGGCCGCCTGCATGGCCGCCTGGCGCTCCCGGTCCCTGTGCGAAGCGCCCTCGCTCACCGCCCATCCCTGCATACATCCCgagcagtaagtacctacatgtcacAGGTCAAATCTTATGATATTTTAACTTGGCTTCGTAGGTGTACTGTAATATaacattttcaaaaatattgaaGTGTAGCGTTAGTAACCGACAAATAGGTTGAGTGCTCGGCCAAGATATTTCGTACGGTGCCTGCGGCCACATCTAAAGAtttatgatttttgagattagaCCTAATTTTTTTAGCCGATATTGTATCCCATTGCTGGGTAAAGGCCTCTCCTGtccttaaataaaaaatataaccaAAAAAATACTTAACATTTTTTTGTGATTTATGCCTTTAAAACACCTATTTAGttttcacggttagtttcactataTAGACttatatatttagtatagtcCTACATTTTAGAACTTTTTTACAGTGACAACACAAAAGAGCACTCATCAGGCGTCCGCTACATCAGCGCGTGCAACTGCGGCCGCAGCAAGTGCTCCCGCGACGACCCGTACACAGTGAAAGCGGCCAACTGCACGTTCTACACCACCGCGGCCACTGAGTGCGGAGTCTGTTCCACTCTGACGTCTGTGGCGTTCCCCGTGTTCACCCCCTCCACGCCCACCTACAGGTACAGTTCAACGAATTTAGAATAACTTCAGAAGCCTGACTGGAGCTCAAAAAAGACCCATGATGaatgaatagggaatattacgcgaaactctgcgcgtaggaggcgccactaccactatccgtcacaatctgggggtctaccgcgaaacaagaaaatcgaaatttcgttatttaaCCTCTCTGTTACTCTTGCTTAtacgagcgataaagaggcagataactaaatttcgattttcgcgtttcccggtaggcccttgttaacaaaccgccttgatctgtgaaaacttgtcaaaaaacaatttaaacaccCTTACAACCCTTTTTAtgtgcaaataaatgattatgattattatgattAAGGCACAgtgtgtataagttactctatgatttactagaggagctagtgcttcactctggcggcagaacattgcagtaataccccctattataACCTATGCAAGTCCTCTTCTAACAAGCCCAAGATAGATGTAACATGTGCAATGACAATTATAAGCACACGCAATGAGACACTATGacattttatacaatttttttcaGGGCCGCGTCAGTGAAAGCTGGTTCTCAAGAGGCGGAGCCCGAGCCCCGGGCGTCGGACGGCAACTCGGGCTGCTCGGGCTGGTCGGCGGGCGACGCGCTGTCCCCCGGCTCCGGCGACGACGAGCCCGCGCCGCAGTACCTAGTGCCCGCGCGGGACCACGGTGAGGGCCGCACGAGGGCTGCGAGGCGGCCGGTGGTTCCAGCAAATCATAAAAAAGAAGTTTAATGAAGGCAACTTGTCGTTTGCTTTGTAAACTGAAGCTTTAAAAAGGCCGTGTTTAAGCGCTTGGGCGCTTGAACGCTACCCTATCGAGTGCAGTGCGTCGTCGTAAATCATGTCGGAATGCacaaaggttgatattgggatgtagccgcgcgcgtctgTTGAAGTCTTTGGCTTGATGTGAGATTTCTTGATTGCAAACTGAACAGGCCctgtagacaacatgccaatcgctaacgctccgtagtgaacgaaacgcaactgtcactgtcacactaatatggaagagtgatagagagacacaaaacgATTTGATAGCGAAGCGCAAGGGATGGTCACTTTGGCTAGGTCGCCAGAGGAATTTGCCGCTGCCCGCTCCGTTGAAAGGTCTAGTGGACGCCTGGCATTCAGGCCGTACACTGGCTCGACGTGTACAGTAAAGGTCTAATATATCGATACGGATAAAACTCCGAGGCAATACAATCGTGTAAACATTTCTGGCACATTGTCAGTGTCGATTTAGACCTTGACTGTACACGGAGCTGCAAAACTGTCAACACTTTTTAAAAACTATTTCCTTTTACAGAAAAAGTGATAACCCGGCAACCCTCGACCACGGAGTACCTCCCCGGAATGCTGCACACGGCCTCCCCCCCAGGCTTGCTACCAGCCTTCTCCTCCTGGTCCCTGGTGTGCCTCGGAGCCTCCTCGCTGTATTCGCACAGCCTGGGCCTGCCCGAGCACCTGCAGCCGGGGCTGCTCCCGCACACCAACTACCTGCTGCCGTGGGACG carries:
- the LOC134806088 gene encoding nonsense-mediated mRNA decay factor SMG8; translated protein: MKNFSLADIPEFSKKERIVVVGIIGKSPYRYPNKTTPLLSSSATVENGIECHWDERHNTLFLHAITYLDTKQLATLAASLNDNSNSTEKDADASHWLVAAGELATEACKAMALMFHLCHIVVLSSPTPVFDLGYLQLFKAIDAYRTELAPRTSAAVSSLGGAWEAHGRSCCPRLLFHFRRAPRALARNPAGLKRLEHAVEDQLYFILRKARIITNVCAKSLFAIPKNEEFVYMSADEAPCARDVSALVRGLVRRCAGVEPVDHRPERGGLRQFIQGHVDLAFGEGFDDNVGKYAMSTSFFELPAASTWRSAAQALAPLYLESPAVEGGALHDSLATDVRFSHARCAKVLPIAQASYAEGLPAHYSSQHHAHKVSVALGVLHTMARGPVAGAAEARLRAACMAAWRSRSLCEAPSLTAHPCIHPEHDNTKEHSSGVRYISACNCGRSKCSRDDPYTVKAANCTFYTTAATECGVCSTLTSVAFPVFTPSTPTYRAASVKAGSQEAEPEPRASDGNSGCSGWSAGDALSPGSGDDEPAPQYLVPARDHEKVITRQPSTTEYLPGMLHTASPPGLLPAFSSWSLVCLGASSLYSHSLGLPEHLQPGLLPHTNYLLPWDARVRMEQVSAWRAAQASARGRGKGTVPHHLTVKIFLGFEYECPRGHRFMMSSPDTVVNGGGGACGRDAGAAGARLAASDMPLYAPCLCRGTNTMLAQLMRVHVVTPKAPVHVTLDPKVQPVTGGPIFVPEPAGSEPIELSGSAYWVLRLPYIYADERGPLPRPRQASGLLLAPLLGLRE